A stretch of Aedes aegypti strain LVP_AGWG chromosome 2, AaegL5.0 Primary Assembly, whole genome shotgun sequence DNA encodes these proteins:
- the LOC5571428 gene encoding zinc finger protein swm — translation MHINNPDALKTWLTEVLEPLCDADPAALARYVLALLKKDKPEKELRDCMKEQLDVFLAHETEPFLERLFRAIKSEEYIKIVQAKEAAAALAAATSAAAAAAQLQSVHPATQSQSSSTPEESSNSTSKVRIKREFTPPLQDTNSNGKSSNKDSSAGNAISGDKTSITSSSNSSAVHETASESVPSSVSGGATSTPQAPNSVGSSQNAAGKTPAKSSSNKDEHNKDSRSRGRRISNRSRSRSRSRSRSFERNRESRRSRSRDRGPLRGESNRDKVNRQYRSNKSPAGRGESFRRYDRKNHGYESRRGGGGGGGSGSGGGGSGGSSGASAGTSGNRIVNRSQSGSRSPSPVVDRRKMARSESPVSVAAPTVIPTPALEPIVETGSLNAKRQRCRDFDEKGYCMRGETCPWDHGVDPVVLEDINNPALITIQSAAQMRTGPIHPEYSPDAPELWNRPPSFPPGRPSIAQRLGNIAGVTGFGPRGALSGSFRGVAPGFPTGFPGNPIGATPLQRELISVPVVDANKGGDVSAQQPKRRFEPEDAVAVADAHLKRKLPLNNRLGPRVAGHPANNGGIVNPQQNCSLELRKIPRGLNAIAHLNNHFSKFGKIVNIQISYDGDPEAAIVTFSTHAEANVAYRSTEAVLNNRFIKVFWHSSPVGGEQPAITPGAKTEHSLRRTYPNQYSINNNLNITSVAATPTSTTPTVSKDGAAAIVATSSAASSIASGGENVAPSTTVVATHLTNTATKLVNTGAAPIVTANQLRMKNAAKINHAKSDLMRKTQEISQGLLKRKYDLLQRYLKELRTLVMMVEKFEAHDPSRAKLLSSIKELEGNIDKLKQEIASDQHQIAPQMAPKRKTKEQHEKEILDAELELIAQEQRTHRVPGTGNGPAPVVANAGGPISKPQLFGPQGARAARSINRVAPLGSTSVDRRPTTIAVTGFTLEDADALLGHFKHFGEITKHQLEEKVPSLSITYSIRQNAEKALVRGKMFRDLTLQIGWAVINNNNNNVAQPTIQVEKTESKEKIASVESTADADGLDKAMEESPGKLEEAAGETVGPAVGAETGSAASMDTLTETASMEEASEVQMAEEEEEEEDMESEDRSWRR, via the exons ATGCATATAAACAATCCGGATGCGTTGAAGACGTGGCTGACGGAGGTTCTGGAACCTCTTTGCGATGCTGATCCCGCTGCATTGGCCCGATATGTGCTGGCACTGTTGAAGAAGGACAAACCCGAAAAGGAACTAAGAGACTGCATGAAAGAACAGCTGGATGTTTTTCTGGCCCACGAAACAGAACCATTCTTGGAGCGATTGTTCCGGGCGATCAAAAGTGAGGAGTATATCAAAATAGTGCAAGCAAAGGAAGCTGCCGCAGCGTTGGCCGCTGCtacttctgctgctgctgcagccGCCCAACTACAAAGTGTCCACCCCGCAACCCAGTCACAGTCTTCGTCAACCCCGGAGGAAAGCAGCAACAGCACCTCCAAGGTGCGCATCAAGCGGGAGTTCACCCCACCCCTTCAGGACACCAACAGCAACGGCAAATCATCCAACAAAGATTCATCTGCGGGAAATGCCATCTCGGGAGACAAAACTTCCATCACCTCCAGCAGCAACAGTAGTGCCGTGCATGAAACTGCATCCGAATCAGTGCCGAGCAGTGTCAGTGGGGGAGCGACTTCGACCCCACAGGCCCCCAACAGTGTAGGTTCCAGTCAAAACGCAGCGGGGAAAACTCCAGCCAAAAGTTCCAGCAACAAGGATGAGCAT AACAAAGACAGCCGCAGCAGAGGCCGCCGGATATCGAATCGCTCTCGGTCACGGTCGCGGTCCCGATCCAGATCTTTCGAACGGAACCGCGAATCTCGTCGATCACGTTCCCGAGACCGCGGCCCTCTGCGCGGGGAATCCAATCGGGACAAGGTTAACCGTCAATATCGGAGCAACAAATCGCCGGCAGGTCGGGGCGAATCCTTCCGCCGGTACGATCGCAAAAATCACGGATATGAAAGTCGTCGCGGCGGTGGCGGTGGCGGAGGTAGCGGAAGCGGTGGGGGTGGTTCTGGTGGAAGTTCCGGAGCTAGTGCAGGCACTAGTGGCAATCGCATAGTTAACAGAAGCCAATCCGGTAGCCGATCGCCATCACCAGTCGTTGATCGTAGGAAAATGGCCCGTTCCGAATCGCCGGTTTCCGTGGCGGCACCAACTGTTATCCCCACCCCTGCACTGGAACCCATCGTTGAAACTGGGTCGCTGAATGCTAAAAGACAACGCTGCAGGGATTTCGATGAGAAAGGCTACTGTATGCGAGGAGAAACGTGTCCCTGGGATCATGGTGTTGATCCGGTTGTTTTGGAAGATATCAATAATCCGGCACTGATAACGATTCAATCCGCGGCTCAGATGCGAACGGGGCCAATTCATCCCGAATACAGTCCAGATGCTCCAGAATTGTGGAACAGACCGCCTAGTTTCCCGCCAGGCAGACCTTCCATCGCCCAGAGGCTAGGAAACATTGCAGGAGTTACTGGATTTGGACCACGCGGTGCACTGAGTGGGTCATTCCGAGGTGTGGCTCCTGGTTTTCCCACAGGTTTCCCAGGAAATCCAATCGGTGCGACTCCACTCCAGAGAGAGCTTATATCCGTTCCCGTCGTAGATGCCAACAAAGGAGGAGACGTTTCGGCACAACAACCAAAGCGTCGATTTGAACCAGAGGATGCCGTCGCGGTGGCTGATGCTCACTTGAAGAGGAAACTTCCATTGAATAACCGCTTGGGACCCCGAGTGGCCGGACACCCTGCCAATAATGGCGGTATTGTAAACCCACAGCAAAACTGTTCATTGGAGTTGCGGAAGATTCCGAGAGGGTTGAATGCGATCGCTCATTTGAACAATCACTTCTCCAAATTCGGAAAGATTGTCAACATCCAAATCAGCTACGATGGGGACCCAGAAGCGGCCATCGTGACATTCTCAACCCATGCCGAAGCGAATGTCGCCTATCGCAGCACGGAGGCCGTTCTAAATAATCGTTTCATTAAAGTATTTTGGCATTCGTCGCCGGTTGGAGGAGAACAGCCTGCAATCACACCAGGTGCCAAGACAGAGCATTCGCTGCGTAGAACGTACCCGAATCAGTACAGCATCAACAATAACCTTAACATTACATCTGTTGCCGCGACTCCAACGTCCACGACGCCAACGGTATCCAAGGACGGAGCTGCGGCCATTGTTGCAACCAGCTCTGCAGCATCTTCCATTGCTAGCGGTGGCGAGAATGTTGCTCCTAGCACAACTGTGGTAGCCACCCATTTGACAAACACTGCTACCAAACTCGTCAATACCGGTGCGGCTCCGATCGTGACAGCAAACCAATTACGTATGAAAAATGCTGCTAAAATCAATCATGCCAAGTCCGACCTTATGAGAAAGACGCAGGAAATCAGCCAGGGACTGCTGAAGCGAAAGTACGATCTTCTACAGCGCtacctgaaggaactccgaaCGCTGGTGATGATGGTCGAAAAGTTCGAAGCGCATGATCCGAGTCGTGCCAAGTTGCTGTCGTCGATCAAAGAACTGGAAGGCAACATCGACAAACTGAAGCAGGAAATCGCCAGTGATCAGCATCAGATTGCGCCTCAAATGGCCCCAAAGCGCAAAACTAAAGAACAGCACGAGAAGGAGATCCTCGATGCAGAATTGGAACTGATTGCCCAAGAACAACGTACTCACCGAGTGCCCGGAACAGGAAATGGTCCGGCTCCAGTGGTAGCCAATGCGGGTGGTCCCATAAGTAAACCTCAGCTGTTTGGTCCGCAAGGAGCTCGGGCTGCTCGTTCCATTAATCGAGTGGCTCCTCTTGGTTCCACCAGTGTAGATCGACGTCCAACGACGATCGCCGTGACCGGATTCACATTGGAAGACGCCGATGCTTTGTTAGGACACTTCAAGCATTTCGGTGAGATTACCAAACATCAGCTAGAGGAAAAGGTGCCATCATTGTCGATCACATACTCGATTCGTCAAAACGCCGAAAAGGCACTCGTCCGGGGCAAAATGTTCCGCGACTTGACGCTTCAGATTGGATGGGCGGTGATTAACAACAACAATAATAACGTAGCCCAACCGACAATTCAAGTAGAAAAAACCGAGAGCAAGGAGAAAATTGCTTCCGTTGAAAGCACTGCGGATGCGGATGGTTTGGACAaagcgatggaagaatcaccCGGGAAATTGGAAGAAGCAGCAGGAGAAACAGTCGGCCCAGCAGTCGGAGCAGAAACCGGTTCAGCAGCTTCGATGGACACGTTGACCGAAACGGCTTCTATGGAGGAAGCTTCCGAGGTACAGATGGctgaagaagaagaggaagaggaGGACATGGAATCGGAGGACCGTTCCTGGCGCCGTTGA